A genomic window from Sulfurospirillum multivorans DSM 12446 includes:
- the yajC gene encoding preprotein translocase subunit YajC, with amino-acid sequence MQGSASLLSSLLPLVVLFAIFYFLVIRPQQKQVKKHKEMIDALSKGDKVITSGGLICEVVKPEEDSIKVKLNDDGIIVKVSREYIAKKIDA; translated from the coding sequence ATGCAAGGTTCTGCAAGTTTATTATCTTCTTTACTTCCACTCGTTGTTCTTTTCGCGATTTTTTATTTTCTAGTGATTCGGCCTCAACAAAAACAGGTAAAAAAACACAAAGAAATGATTGATGCACTTTCAAAAGGCGATAAAGTCATTACTAGCGGTGGTTTAATCTGTGAAGTCGTGAAACCTGAAGAAGATTCTATCAAAGTTAAGCTTAATGATGATGGCATTATTGTGAAGGTTTCGCGAGAATATATCGCAAAGAAAATTGATGCTTAG
- a CDS encoding apolipoprotein N-acyltransferase, whose product MKKNLDIYFTRIYIIKAFVIALLLSAFIYLDYFELTLLILNSLLAFAGFYLLLGENRVVWFWSGLFIGLLWFYWISFSFVYYDLSFLIPFIIFGVAFVYGVLFWLIGRFGSTMYLQAPLLFGVSFVDPFGFNWLKLEVVFIDTYFSTTHLAFGLFLSGITLLKALPKWFKAVALIPLLGALYQTTPTVTLPKIDIAIPSMHIPQSQRWDEKYQQEAIDLNFALIEQAIAQNKELIIFPESAFPLYLNRAHRLIEALKAYSQKITIVTGSLTYEEDQGFFNSSYLFQKGEMQIAHKIILVPFGEEIPLPSFMVELINKLFFDGAKDYQKAKEPQDFVINGISFRSAICYEGTNPTLFEGNPKQMIVISNNAWFSPSIEQTLQYLLLRLYAKKYQTVIYHSANSGKSGVILP is encoded by the coding sequence GTGAAAAAAAATTTAGATATCTATTTTACCCGCATTTACATAATAAAAGCCTTTGTTATAGCCCTCTTGCTTTCTGCTTTTATCTACCTCGATTATTTTGAACTAACATTGCTCATACTTAACTCCCTCTTAGCCTTTGCAGGGTTTTACCTCCTCTTGGGCGAAAATCGTGTGGTATGGTTTTGGAGTGGTCTGTTTATTGGGCTTTTATGGTTTTACTGGATTAGTTTTAGTTTTGTCTATTACGATTTGAGCTTTCTCATCCCGTTCATCATTTTCGGTGTGGCTTTCGTTTATGGCGTTCTTTTTTGGCTGATTGGACGCTTTGGAAGCACTATGTATCTCCAAGCACCATTGCTATTTGGAGTAAGCTTTGTCGATCCTTTTGGCTTTAATTGGTTAAAGCTTGAAGTGGTCTTCATTGATACCTATTTTTCAACCACACACCTTGCATTTGGACTTTTTTTAAGCGGAATTACCCTTTTAAAAGCTCTTCCAAAATGGTTTAAAGCAGTAGCGCTGATTCCGCTTCTAGGAGCTCTTTACCAAACAACACCTACGGTGACGCTTCCGAAAATTGATATTGCTATCCCTTCGATGCACATTCCTCAATCCCAGCGTTGGGATGAGAAGTACCAACAAGAGGCGATTGATCTGAATTTTGCGTTGATTGAGCAAGCCATTGCGCAAAATAAAGAGCTGATTATTTTCCCTGAAAGTGCCTTTCCACTCTACCTAAACCGAGCACATCGTTTGATCGAAGCGCTTAAAGCGTATTCTCAAAAGATTACCATTGTTACAGGGTCGTTAACGTATGAAGAGGATCAAGGATTTTTTAACTCGTCGTATCTGTTTCAAAAAGGAGAAATGCAGATTGCCCATAAAATTATTCTGGTTCCGTTTGGTGAAGAGATACCTTTGCCCAGTTTTATGGTTGAGCTCATCAATAAACTCTTTTTCGATGGCGCCAAAGATTATCAAAAAGCAAAAGAGCCGCAAGATTTTGTGATCAATGGAATCTCTTTTCGAAGTGCCATTTGCTATGAAGGAACCAATCCTACACTCTTTGAAGGCAATCCCAAACAGATGATTGTCATCAGCAATAATGCGTGGTTTAGCCCATCCATTGAGCAAACACTGCAATATCTACTTTTACGGTTGTATGCAAAAAAATATCAAACGGTGATTTATCACAGTGCCAATAGTGGAAAAAGCGGAGTCATCCTGCCTTAA
- the metK gene encoding methionine adenosyltransferase, with amino-acid sequence MEHTKHYLFTSEVVSPGHPDKCADIIADSIVDALIIADKNSRVASEVFVAGKHVIIGGEVNTKSILSFTDYETIVKNALAKIGYDGKSAFTKEQCLHPDDVKVQVLLNQQSSDINQGVDQESGEIGAGDQGIMFGFASSETADFMPAAITYARMLCDKVYSYALTHNHKLGVDIKTQVTVDYGTKQNFEECKPQKIHTIVVSAPSNEHLSIEEVRSLIKGLIDDTGLPTELYDPNNTIIHINPTGRYVNHSSLHDSGLTGRKLIVDSFGGYSPIGGGAQSSKDYTKVDRSGLYAARWIAKHIVAAGLAKKCSVQLSYAIGVAKPVSIAVDTSGTYTSIGDDDLSTFVLETFSLTPRWITAKFGLDKPSGETFLYADVAARGQVGQSDYPWEKLDSLELFKALKK; translated from the coding sequence ATGGAACACACAAAACACTACCTTTTTACCTCTGAAGTGGTAAGCCCAGGGCATCCTGACAAATGTGCCGATATCATTGCTGATAGCATTGTGGATGCACTTATTATTGCGGATAAAAATTCACGCGTTGCGAGTGAGGTTTTTGTTGCTGGAAAGCATGTCATCATTGGTGGCGAGGTCAATACGAAAAGTATTCTCTCTTTTACAGATTATGAAACAATCGTGAAAAATGCACTGGCAAAAATTGGGTATGATGGAAAATCTGCCTTTACCAAAGAGCAGTGTCTTCACCCCGATGATGTGAAAGTGCAAGTACTGCTTAACCAACAAAGCAGTGACATCAACCAAGGCGTTGATCAAGAGAGTGGTGAAATTGGCGCAGGTGATCAAGGCATTATGTTTGGATTTGCCTCTTCTGAGACCGCTGATTTTATGCCTGCTGCGATTACGTATGCCAGAATGCTGTGCGATAAAGTCTACAGCTATGCACTGACTCATAACCATAAACTAGGCGTTGATATCAAAACGCAAGTGACGGTGGATTACGGTACGAAACAAAATTTTGAAGAGTGTAAACCTCAAAAAATTCATACTATTGTTGTCTCTGCTCCTTCCAATGAGCATCTCTCCATTGAAGAGGTTCGTTCTCTCATCAAAGGATTGATTGACGATACAGGGCTTCCAACAGAGCTTTATGATCCCAATAACACCATTATTCACATCAACCCAACGGGTCGTTATGTCAACCACAGTTCATTGCATGATTCTGGACTCACGGGTCGTAAATTGATTGTGGATAGTTTTGGTGGCTACTCCCCCATTGGTGGCGGTGCACAATCGAGTAAAGATTACACTAAAGTTGATCGTAGTGGACTGTATGCGGCACGTTGGATTGCAAAACACATTGTAGCTGCAGGTCTGGCTAAAAAATGCTCCGTTCAACTCTCTTACGCTATTGGCGTTGCCAAACCTGTCTCTATCGCTGTTGATACGTCAGGAACGTATACTAGCATCGGAGATGATGATCTTTCTACATTTGTGCTTGAAACTTTTAGTTTAACACCGCGTTGGATTACTGCAAAATTTGGTTTGGATAAGCCAAGTGGCGAAACCTTTTTGTATGCCGATGTTGCAGCGCGTGGACAAGTGGGGCAGAGTGATTATCCATGGGAAAAATTGGACAGTTTAGAGCTCTTTAAAGCACTCAAAAAATAG
- a CDS encoding AEC family transporter, giving the protein MIENVAPVFIFVALGYLFKKIKHDISEALTEFVIYFSLPALALSKIRHMTFSHEVFLIILIAYITMALSLALGYLAGRFMKLDRKNLVTMMVIVGFGNTGFVGFSYIESFYSLHAVSYALVYDQIGTFIALMAVGIPLIAWGGGQEQRVRDVAKQVAFSPPLLAIVVAIGFQGTEFPPLIETILDKFQATLIPLVTAIVGMKLEFRTLSLYFKENMVALSLKMVIAPLLMLIGFYVFADLKAEWMKVTFLETAMPPMTLAVVFGIRGGLNRELLINALALGILFSFISMGVWNLIIS; this is encoded by the coding sequence ATGATTGAAAATGTTGCTCCCGTCTTTATTTTTGTTGCCTTAGGGTATCTGTTTAAAAAAATCAAACACGATATTTCAGAGGCGTTAACCGAGTTTGTGATCTACTTTTCCCTCCCAGCCCTTGCCCTTTCCAAAATACGCCATATGACCTTTAGCCATGAAGTTTTTTTGATTATCCTCATTGCGTACATTACGATGGCGCTCTCTTTGGCTCTGGGCTATCTTGCTGGGCGTTTTATGAAACTGGACCGAAAAAATCTCGTCACAATGATGGTCATTGTCGGTTTTGGCAATACAGGCTTTGTGGGCTTTTCCTACATCGAGTCATTTTACTCGTTGCATGCGGTCAGTTACGCGCTCGTGTACGATCAAATTGGGACGTTTATTGCCTTGATGGCGGTTGGCATTCCTCTGATTGCATGGGGTGGAGGGCAAGAACAGCGGGTGCGCGATGTTGCCAAACAGGTTGCTTTTTCTCCGCCACTGCTTGCCATCGTTGTTGCCATTGGGTTTCAAGGCACGGAATTTCCTCCACTCATTGAAACCATACTGGATAAGTTTCAAGCGACATTGATTCCATTGGTTACAGCAATTGTAGGCATGAAGTTGGAGTTTCGAACGCTCTCGCTTTACTTTAAAGAAAACATGGTCGCACTCAGCCTTAAAATGGTGATTGCTCCACTGTTGATGCTTATAGGATTTTACGTTTTTGCCGATTTAAAAGCCGAATGGATGAAGGTTACTTTTTTGGAAACGGCGATGCCTCCGATGACGCTTGCAGTGGTCTTTGGCATCAGGGGAGGGTTGAATCGAGAATTGTTGATTAATGCCCTAGCTTTAGGCATTCTCTTCTCCTTTATAAGCATGGGTGTCTGGAATCTAATCATTTCTTAG
- the aat gene encoding leucyl/phenylalanyl-tRNA--protein transferase — translation METKILIPRLHARDYTFPDPRAASDEGLLAWGGDLKPERLLRAYVQGIFPWFNEGDPILWWSPNPRLILLPSDIKISKSLAKRMKHFEIRYDTCFEEVMRQCLETRIAKGQKSWISEDLIEAFCALHVKGFAHSVETFCEGKLVGGLYGLYLGGVFCGESMFSTQSDASKAALVGLCEKLNALGGDFIDCQLPTDHLQSLGACVLSREKFLGMLENALENCTTKPW, via the coding sequence GTGGAAACTAAGATACTCATCCCTCGGTTACACGCACGTGATTATACGTTTCCAGATCCAAGGGCGGCGAGTGATGAGGGGCTTTTAGCATGGGGTGGCGATCTCAAACCAGAACGCCTCCTTCGTGCGTACGTTCAAGGCATTTTCCCTTGGTTTAATGAGGGCGATCCGATTCTGTGGTGGTCGCCCAATCCTAGACTGATTCTGCTTCCCTCCGACATCAAAATCTCCAAAAGTCTAGCCAAACGTATGAAACATTTTGAGATACGCTATGACACCTGCTTTGAAGAGGTGATGCGCCAATGTTTGGAAACAAGGATCGCGAAAGGGCAAAAAAGCTGGATCAGTGAAGATTTGATTGAAGCTTTTTGTGCGTTACATGTAAAAGGGTTTGCGCACTCGGTGGAGACCTTTTGTGAGGGAAAATTGGTAGGCGGTTTGTATGGACTCTATCTTGGCGGTGTGTTTTGTGGTGAGTCGATGTTTTCGACTCAAAGTGATGCTTCCAAAGCCGCTTTAGTAGGACTTTGTGAAAAGTTGAACGCTTTAGGGGGCGATTTTATTGATTGTCAGTTACCGACCGATCACCTCCAATCCTTAGGTGCGTGTGTCCTATCACGCGAGAAATTTTTAGGTATGTTAGAAAACGCTTTGGAAAATTGCACGACGAAACCGTGGTAA
- the clpA gene encoding ATP-dependent Clp protease ATP-binding subunit ClpA, with product MVNQELNFVFNDAIAFVRKHRYEYITVDHLFFALLSNEHVAELLINCGLSITLLQRSMEKYFVANPQVVPTEESYEPLETVALSRVIETMMLHVKSAGKSEASVYDLLIALMDEGNAFCVSLLLQQGVDKLLIVEEVTALSAPQNKELSLGEQKESALAKYTLDLIALAKQKQIDPLIGRADEVKRVMQVLCRRKKNNPLLVGEPGVGKTAIVEGLAEKISEGAVPEILKETPVYALDMGALLSGTKYRGDFEKRLKEILNELEAKKGAILFIDEIHTIVGAGATSGGSMDLSNLLKPALASGKIRCIGATTYGEFRNFFDKDKALSRRFAKIDVLEPSLEDAFLILKGLKGSYEQHHGVKYPTEVIRASVELAKKYISDKFLPDSAIDLIDEVGASFHLAKKRKKVVELSDIEAVLAKIANIPTRSVNKDEGVVMQHLETHLKAKIFGQDAAIESLTKAIKRSRAGLGHPTSPIGSFLFAGPTGVGKTEVAKQLAYELGVHFERYDMSEYMEKHTVSRLIGAPPGYVGYDEGGQLSEAIKKHPYTVLLLDEIEKAHPDMLNILLQIFDSATLTDNNGTKIDFRNVIIIMTSNLGTKEAPTMGFTKSESSRTDHAIKEFFSPEFRNRLDEVIHFAPLSETVMINVVEKLLSELTDQLKDKNVAIEATMAAKKYLATEGYSKEMGARVMRRVIQEQIKTPLSEEVLFGKLKNGGVCKIDYKSKKLVFSYSGGN from the coding sequence ATGGTGAACCAAGAACTCAATTTCGTTTTCAACGATGCCATCGCATTTGTAAGAAAACATCGCTACGAATACATTACCGTCGATCATCTCTTTTTTGCGCTCTTAAGCAATGAACATGTGGCTGAACTCCTCATTAATTGCGGACTCAGCATTACCCTCTTGCAACGCTCAATGGAGAAATACTTTGTCGCCAATCCTCAAGTCGTACCTACTGAAGAGAGTTATGAGCCTTTGGAAACGGTAGCTCTTTCACGTGTGATTGAGACGATGATGTTACATGTAAAGAGTGCAGGAAAGTCAGAAGCGAGTGTGTATGACCTTTTAATCGCACTGATGGATGAGGGCAATGCCTTTTGTGTTTCGCTTTTACTGCAACAAGGTGTTGATAAACTTTTGATCGTTGAAGAGGTGACAGCGCTCAGTGCACCTCAAAATAAAGAGCTAAGTTTGGGCGAGCAAAAAGAGAGTGCGTTGGCAAAATACACGCTCGATTTGATTGCGCTTGCGAAGCAAAAACAGATCGATCCTCTCATTGGCAGAGCCGATGAAGTGAAGCGCGTCATGCAAGTGTTGTGTCGCAGAAAGAAGAACAATCCTCTGCTTGTGGGCGAACCGGGTGTCGGTAAAACCGCCATTGTTGAAGGGTTGGCTGAAAAGATCAGCGAAGGGGCTGTGCCTGAAATCTTAAAAGAGACTCCCGTTTATGCCCTCGATATGGGAGCACTTCTCTCAGGAACCAAATACCGAGGCGATTTTGAGAAACGTCTTAAAGAGATATTAAACGAACTCGAAGCCAAAAAAGGGGCTATTTTATTTATCGATGAGATTCATACCATCGTGGGAGCTGGTGCCACGAGTGGTGGTTCAATGGATCTTTCCAACCTGCTTAAACCAGCCCTTGCTTCGGGAAAAATTCGCTGCATTGGTGCTACAACCTATGGAGAGTTTCGCAATTTCTTCGATAAAGACAAAGCGCTCAGCCGTCGTTTTGCCAAGATTGATGTTTTAGAACCAAGCCTTGAAGACGCCTTTTTGATCCTTAAAGGGCTTAAGGGAAGTTACGAGCAACACCATGGCGTGAAGTATCCAACAGAAGTGATACGTGCTTCCGTGGAACTGGCTAAAAAATACATCAGTGATAAATTTTTACCCGATTCTGCGATTGATCTGATCGATGAAGTGGGCGCTTCGTTTCACTTGGCTAAAAAACGTAAAAAAGTGGTGGAGCTCAGTGACATTGAAGCCGTACTTGCCAAGATTGCCAATATCCCAACGCGCAGTGTGAATAAAGACGAGGGTGTGGTGATGCAACACTTAGAAACGCATCTTAAGGCTAAGATTTTTGGACAAGACGCTGCGATTGAGTCTCTTACCAAAGCGATTAAACGCTCCCGTGCGGGTCTTGGGCATCCAACTTCACCGATTGGCTCTTTCTTGTTTGCAGGCCCTACGGGTGTGGGAAAAACCGAAGTGGCCAAACAGCTTGCATATGAGCTGGGTGTGCATTTTGAACGTTACGATATGAGTGAATACATGGAGAAGCACACGGTCAGTCGTCTCATCGGGGCACCTCCGGGATATGTAGGCTACGATGAGGGTGGACAGCTCAGCGAAGCGATCAAAAAACACCCGTATACCGTGTTACTGTTAGATGAGATCGAAAAAGCGCATCCCGATATGCTGAACATTTTGCTTCAGATTTTTGACAGTGCGACCTTGACCGATAACAATGGCACAAAGATCGATTTTCGCAATGTCATTATCATTATGACCTCCAATCTTGGAACGAAAGAAGCGCCAACGATGGGCTTTACGAAGAGTGAGAGTTCACGAACGGATCATGCGATTAAGGAGTTTTTCTCACCAGAGTTTAGAAACCGCTTGGATGAGGTGATTCATTTTGCGCCACTCTCTGAGACGGTGATGATCAATGTGGTTGAGAAGCTTTTGAGCGAACTCACCGATCAGCTTAAAGATAAAAATGTAGCGATCGAAGCCACAATGGCAGCTAAAAAATACCTCGCAACGGAGGGTTACAGCAAAGAGATGGGTGCTCGCGTCATGCGTCGGGTGATTCAAGAGCAGATTAAAACACCTCTTTCTGAAGAGGTTCTTTTTGGAAAGCTTAAAAATGGTGGTGTGTGCAAGATCGATTACAAGTCTAAAAAATTGGTCTTTAGTTACAGCGGTGGAAACTAA
- a CDS encoding ATP-dependent Clp protease adaptor ClpS — protein sequence MHHFNGDFQNETMDAIELKEPRMYKVLLLNDDYSSMEFVIKVLMQIFHHSFEKANEIMFNVHEQGKGLCGVYVYEIAETKVAHVRKMAKEEQFPLRAIMEAE from the coding sequence ATGCACCATTTTAATGGAGATTTTCAAAACGAGACAATGGATGCGATCGAGCTCAAAGAGCCACGCATGTACAAAGTTCTGCTACTCAATGACGATTATAGTAGCATGGAGTTTGTCATTAAAGTGCTGATGCAAATTTTCCATCATAGTTTTGAAAAGGCAAACGAAATCATGTTTAATGTTCACGAGCAAGGCAAAGGGCTTTGTGGAGTGTATGTGTATGAGATCGCTGAGACTAAAGTGGCGCATGTACGTAAAATGGCAAAAGAGGAACAATTTCCCCTTCGTGCCATTATGGAAGCAGAGTGA
- a CDS encoding thioredoxin domain-containing protein, with translation MKKFIRLIMITISLLFLGCGSETSSAPVVKETYKDGDKVELKSVSGAKLTLLRKNGGFVIEDDEAKVVLIDIFGTFCVPCQEEAPSLMDFQLQNSDEVMLLGLNFFEEVSDEYVVENFAARYNAYYFITNSPKNKKLVETIVQDIQYKGTLQVPFKVLLKAGKYQNVTDVYGTNPENKFYIGKVDLDIIQKDIDKITAQ, from the coding sequence ATGAAAAAGTTTATCCGTTTAATCATGATTACAATTTCTCTTTTATTCCTCGGATGCGGCTCAGAAACTTCGAGTGCGCCTGTGGTGAAAGAGACCTATAAAGATGGTGACAAAGTAGAGCTTAAAAGTGTTTCAGGTGCGAAGTTGACCTTGCTTCGTAAAAATGGTGGTTTTGTTATCGAAGATGATGAAGCCAAAGTTGTTTTAATCGATATTTTTGGCACTTTTTGTGTCCCGTGCCAAGAAGAGGCTCCCTCTTTGATGGACTTTCAGCTTCAAAACAGCGATGAGGTCATGCTCCTTGGTTTGAACTTTTTTGAAGAGGTCAGCGATGAGTATGTCGTTGAGAATTTTGCGGCTAGGTACAATGCGTACTATTTCATCACCAATTCACCAAAGAACAAAAAATTGGTGGAGACAATCGTTCAAGACATTCAGTACAAAGGAACCCTTCAAGTACCGTTTAAAGTGCTACTTAAAGCGGGGAAATATCAAAACGTGACCGATGTTTATGGTACGAATCCAGAGAATAAATTTTATATCGGTAAAGTGGATTTGGATATTATTCAAAAAGACATCGATAAAATTACAGCACAATAG
- the smpB gene encoding SsrA-binding protein SmpB, translating into MGEPVARNKKAFHDYEILERLEAGIVLQGSEVKAIRQSRVNLKDSFVKIIKGEAFLLNAHISHLSTANLNYAPNERAPRKLLLHMKQLRKWDMKVAKDGLTIVPLSIYFNGKNLAKVEIALARGKNEHDKRESLKEKDAQREAKTAIKNYAYKE; encoded by the coding sequence ATGGGTGAACCTGTTGCACGCAATAAAAAAGCGTTTCATGATTATGAAATTTTAGAGAGACTTGAAGCGGGTATTGTGCTTCAAGGCAGTGAAGTGAAGGCGATTCGCCAAAGTAGGGTGAATCTGAAAGATTCGTTTGTGAAGATCATCAAAGGGGAAGCGTTTTTGCTCAATGCGCACATTTCGCATCTCTCAACGGCGAATTTAAACTATGCGCCCAATGAAAGAGCGCCAAGGAAATTGCTTTTACACATGAAGCAGTTGCGTAAATGGGATATGAAAGTTGCCAAAGATGGACTCACCATCGTGCCACTTTCGATCTATTTCAATGGCAAAAATCTTGCAAAAGTTGAGATTGCCTTAGCGCGTGGTAAGAATGAGCACGATAAGCGGGAGAGCCTCAAAGAGAAAGATGCCCAAAGAGAAGCTAAAACAGCGATCAAAAATTACGCTTACAAAGAGTAG
- a CDS encoding 4-(cytidine 5'-diphospho)-2-C-methyl-D-erythritol kinase: MDYQAHAKVNIFLKIVGKRGHYHELISRFMLVPSVYDTLSFVPKKSGELFELRGDFNCALEHNTLYRTFKVLQSHGFTKEVEQVMRHFALHVKKNIPTGSGLGGGSSDSATFLKMLNEHAGLGLDTEAMMRLGSEVGADVPFFASGYTSANVSGIGEIVEHYDEPALNLEVFTPPLACNTALVYKTYREYFLQSMDQAVALNMVALKSSELLAHFKKEELNDLFPACLKAYPELSVYAKEGWFFSGSGSSFFRLSNKADVKNG; this comes from the coding sequence ATGGATTATCAAGCACATGCAAAGGTCAATATCTTTCTCAAAATTGTTGGCAAGCGTGGTCATTACCACGAATTGATCTCACGCTTTATGCTCGTTCCCTCTGTGTACGATACGCTCTCCTTTGTTCCTAAAAAGAGCGGTGAACTGTTTGAGTTACGAGGCGATTTTAACTGCGCGCTGGAGCACAATACGCTTTATCGTACGTTTAAGGTGCTCCAATCGCACGGATTTACCAAAGAAGTTGAGCAGGTGATGCGTCATTTTGCTTTACATGTAAAGAAAAATATCCCCACAGGCTCGGGTCTTGGTGGCGGCAGTAGCGACAGTGCAACGTTTTTAAAAATGCTCAATGAGCATGCGGGTTTGGGGCTAGATACTGAAGCGATGATGCGTCTTGGAAGCGAAGTGGGTGCGGACGTTCCTTTTTTTGCCTCAGGGTATACGAGTGCCAATGTGAGCGGCATCGGTGAAATCGTTGAACACTATGACGAGCCTGCTTTAAATCTTGAAGTGTTTACACCACCCCTTGCGTGCAATACCGCGCTCGTGTATAAAACCTATAGGGAATATTTCTTGCAATCCATGGATCAAGCCGTTGCTTTGAATATGGTTGCACTGAAAAGTTCTGAATTGTTGGCTCACTTTAAGAAAGAGGAGCTTAACGATCTTTTCCCTGCATGCTTAAAAGCGTACCCCGAACTGAGCGTTTATGCGAAAGAGGGATGGTTTTTTAGCGGGAGTGGAAGCAGTTTTTTTAGATTATCAAACAAGGCAGATGTGAAAAATGGGTGA
- the csrA gene encoding carbon storage regulator CsrA — MLILTRKIGEGVVLNENITVRVIEISKGVVKLGFDAPKNMLILREELEQAIKETNIEASKNSNHDALLSLSEKLK, encoded by the coding sequence ATGTTAATACTCACACGAAAAATCGGAGAGGGTGTTGTTTTAAATGAAAATATTACGGTTCGGGTTATTGAAATTTCCAAAGGGGTGGTCAAATTAGGGTTTGATGCGCCAAAAAACATGCTGATCCTTCGTGAAGAGTTGGAGCAGGCGATTAAAGAAACGAACATTGAAGCCAGTAAAAATAGCAATCATGATGCCCTCTTATCTTTGAGTGAGAAGCTGAAATAA
- the truB gene encoding tRNA pseudouridine(55) synthase TruB → MDNRLFVAYKPSCMVSNHFLSRIKRRYNVKKAGFSGTLDPFAQGVLIIAFGQFTKLFRFLKKAPKTYRATLWLGATSPTLDIEKVEHVEQMMAFHPDSVAFVLQSMVGEKTYLPPKYSAKKIDGQRAYDLARADKAFELKAITSTIYDCHLVHYIHPFLTFEITISEGGYVRSIGALIAEKLGFSGALSALERLNEGDFVYDNEKELNPLDYLDLPLNAYLSDPSDILLGRKLVRENFEKNEEGIYQIIIADMLSVVEISANGVEYLLNSLSLKA, encoded by the coding sequence GTGGATAACCGCCTTTTTGTTGCGTATAAGCCCTCGTGTATGGTTTCAAACCATTTTTTAAGTCGTATTAAGAGACGTTATAACGTCAAAAAAGCGGGCTTTTCGGGCACGCTCGATCCGTTTGCGCAAGGCGTTCTTATCATCGCTTTTGGACAGTTTACAAAATTGTTCCGTTTTTTGAAAAAAGCGCCAAAAACGTACAGAGCTACCCTCTGGTTGGGAGCGACGAGTCCGACATTGGACATTGAAAAAGTCGAACATGTGGAGCAGATGATGGCATTTCATCCTGATTCTGTTGCGTTTGTATTGCAGAGCATGGTGGGTGAAAAAACCTATCTGCCTCCAAAATATTCGGCGAAAAAGATTGATGGGCAGCGTGCGTATGATCTGGCGCGCGCGGATAAAGCATTTGAGCTTAAAGCGATCACGAGTACCATTTATGACTGCCATTTGGTGCACTACATTCACCCTTTTTTAACCTTTGAAATTACGATTTCAGAGGGCGGATATGTGCGAAGCATAGGCGCTTTGATCGCGGAGAAACTGGGGTTTTCTGGCGCACTCAGTGCACTGGAGCGTCTCAATGAAGGTGATTTTGTCTATGACAATGAAAAAGAGCTCAACCCTTTGGACTATCTGGATTTGCCTTTGAATGCTTACCTTAGCGATCCTTCGGATATTTTACTGGGTCGAAAGTTGGTGCGTGAAAATTTTGAAAAAAATGAAGAGGGCATTTACCAAATCATTATCGCAGATATGCTCAGCGTTGTGGAAATCAGCGCAAATGGAGTAGAATATCTCCTAAATTCACTATCGCTAAAGGCGTAA